From Micrococcus porci, one genomic window encodes:
- the dtd gene encoding D-aminoacyl-tRNA deacylase produces MRAVLQRARSASVTVDGEVVGAFDGEGLVILLGVSTEDTEAEAVQLAAKVAGLRILDGERSLVEASAPALVISQFTLYGDVRKGRRPSWSAAARGDQAEPLYECFAGELGTAGVRVERGVFRADMDVALTNAGPFTLVVDTADLAGPRRG; encoded by the coding sequence ATGAGAGCAGTGCTGCAGCGTGCCCGGTCCGCGTCCGTCACGGTCGACGGGGAGGTGGTGGGCGCCTTCGACGGCGAGGGCCTGGTGATCCTCCTGGGAGTCTCGACCGAGGACACCGAGGCGGAGGCCGTCCAGCTGGCCGCCAAGGTGGCTGGGCTGCGGATCCTCGACGGCGAGCGGTCTCTCGTCGAAGCCAGCGCCCCGGCCCTCGTGATCAGCCAGTTCACCCTCTACGGGGATGTGCGCAAGGGGCGGCGTCCGTCCTGGTCTGCGGCCGCGCGCGGCGATCAGGCCGAGCCCCTGTATGAGTGCTTCGCCGGCGAGCTGGGGACGGCGGGGGTGCGCGTGGAGCGCGGCGTGTTCCGCGCGGACATGGACGTGGCCCTCACCAACGCCGGGCCATTCACCCTGGTCGTGGACACCGCGGACCTGGCCGGCCCGCGCCGCGGCTGA
- a CDS encoding choice-of-anchor I family protein, which yields MSRIVRLTRLGAAAGALALSAAVVAPSAVSAPVTATAAAANPSGKTVELSLAGTHETGVFGESAAEIPAFDAATGRLFVVNAEKGAVDVLRVGADGAPAAETVLSAEGLRTADGSVTDGGATVNSVAVSGGVLAVAVEAADKTGLGWVAFFDTTTLSYLGGVRVGALPDSIAFSPDGAYAVVANEGEPADDFSADPEGTISVISVPKNVRQFARLTQAAVRTVDFRAYDAGTALPEGVRVFGPDVQVPEGQEPAGRIARNLEPEYVTIDDTGRTAYVSVQEANAVVAVDLKSATLKDFWALQLTDWSKEGVLDASNEDKAITLRNQPVLGVPMPDGVDTYRYRGQDLVVTANEGDSREWGDFVDAARVKDLELCTAEYPDAKALQKKPALGRLNVVTDLGYDADRDCFSQLHAFGGRSFSIYTADGTRLFDSAGMIEEQIAQLIADGELPESAFNANNDETPSFDSRSDDKGPEPEAVVVGRVQGRTYAFVGLERIGGVMVFDITDPTKATYVDYVNERNWDAEGDDAAAGLGDMGAEGLTFVPANESPSGTALLVVANEVSGSTTVYEVNPVRR from the coding sequence ATGTCCCGCATCGTCCGTCTCACCCGCCTGGGCGCCGCCGCCGGCGCCCTCGCACTCTCCGCCGCCGTCGTCGCCCCGTCCGCCGTCTCCGCCCCCGTGACCGCCACGGCCGCCGCCGCGAACCCGTCCGGCAAGACCGTCGAGCTCTCCCTCGCCGGCACCCACGAGACCGGCGTGTTCGGCGAGTCCGCCGCCGAGATCCCCGCCTTCGACGCCGCCACCGGCCGCCTCTTCGTCGTGAACGCCGAGAAGGGCGCCGTGGACGTGCTGCGCGTCGGCGCCGACGGCGCCCCGGCCGCCGAGACCGTCCTCTCCGCCGAGGGCCTGCGCACCGCCGACGGCTCCGTCACCGACGGGGGCGCCACCGTGAACTCCGTCGCCGTGTCCGGCGGCGTGCTCGCCGTGGCCGTCGAGGCCGCCGACAAGACCGGCCTCGGCTGGGTCGCCTTCTTCGACACGACGACCCTCTCCTACCTGGGCGGCGTGCGCGTGGGCGCCCTGCCGGACTCGATCGCCTTCTCCCCCGACGGCGCCTACGCCGTGGTGGCCAACGAGGGCGAGCCGGCCGACGACTTCTCCGCCGATCCGGAGGGCACCATCTCGGTCATCTCCGTGCCGAAGAACGTCCGCCAGTTCGCGCGCCTGACCCAGGCCGCCGTGCGCACCGTCGACTTCCGCGCCTACGACGCCGGCACCGCGCTGCCCGAAGGCGTCCGCGTCTTCGGCCCGGACGTGCAGGTTCCCGAGGGCCAGGAGCCGGCCGGGCGCATCGCCCGCAACCTCGAGCCCGAGTACGTCACGATCGACGACACCGGCCGCACCGCCTACGTGTCCGTGCAGGAGGCGAACGCGGTCGTCGCCGTGGACCTGAAGTCCGCGACCCTGAAGGACTTCTGGGCCCTGCAGCTCACCGACTGGTCGAAGGAGGGCGTGCTCGACGCCTCCAACGAGGACAAGGCGATCACCCTCCGGAACCAGCCCGTCCTGGGCGTGCCCATGCCCGACGGCGTGGACACCTACCGGTACCGGGGTCAGGACCTCGTGGTCACCGCCAACGAGGGCGACTCCCGCGAGTGGGGCGACTTCGTGGACGCCGCGCGCGTGAAGGACCTCGAGCTGTGCACGGCCGAGTACCCGGACGCCAAGGCCCTGCAGAAGAAGCCCGCCCTCGGCCGCCTCAACGTCGTCACCGACCTGGGCTACGACGCGGACCGCGACTGCTTCTCCCAGCTGCACGCCTTCGGCGGCCGCTCCTTCTCGATCTACACCGCCGACGGCACCCGCCTGTTCGACTCCGCCGGCATGATCGAGGAGCAGATCGCGCAGCTCATCGCGGACGGCGAGCTGCCCGAGTCCGCGTTCAACGCGAACAACGACGAGACCCCGTCCTTCGACTCGCGCTCCGACGACAAGGGCCCCGAGCCGGAGGCCGTCGTCGTGGGACGGGTCCAGGGCCGCACCTACGCCTTCGTCGGCCTCGAGCGCATCGGCGGCGTCATGGTCTTCGACATCACCGACCCCACGAAGGCCACGTACGTGGACTACGTCAACGAGCGCAACTGGGACGCCGAGGGCGACGACGCAGCCGCCGGCCTGGGAGACATGGGCGCCGAGGGCCTCACCTTCGTCCCGGCGAACGAGTCCCCCTCCGGCACCGCCCTGCTCGTGGTGGCCAACGAGGTCTCCGGCTCCACCACCGTCTACGAGGTCAACCCGGTCCGTCGCTGA
- a CDS encoding DUF1697 domain-containing protein, which translates to MSRAAPRTDHTHVLLLRGINVGRSNRVSNARLAAWAEAARARDVTTHLASGNVLFRLPDADDDAGPAFLRAFRDAALADDGPDVPLILTTPAELRGALAMHDRLPWSGGEAKLTQLTVLAESPRDGAAEALAGLDHGSGRAAGPDRSALEGRFLWIRSPGRISDSPLTPARLEKALGVTGTARNLATVRVLAGMA; encoded by the coding sequence ATGAGCCGTGCCGCGCCCCGCACCGACCACACCCACGTGCTGCTGCTGCGCGGGATCAACGTGGGCCGGTCGAACCGGGTGTCCAACGCTCGCCTGGCGGCCTGGGCGGAGGCGGCCAGGGCACGGGACGTGACCACCCACCTGGCCAGCGGCAACGTGCTGTTCCGCCTCCCGGACGCCGACGACGACGCCGGTCCCGCCTTCCTGCGGGCCTTCCGGGATGCCGCCCTCGCCGACGACGGCCCGGACGTGCCGCTGATCCTCACGACGCCCGCCGAGCTCCGGGGCGCGCTCGCGATGCACGACCGGCTCCCGTGGTCTGGCGGCGAGGCGAAGCTCACCCAGCTCACGGTGCTGGCCGAGTCGCCTCGGGACGGGGCCGCGGAGGCCCTGGCCGGCCTCGACCACGGGTCGGGCCGCGCCGCGGGCCCGGACCGCTCCGCGCTGGAGGGCCGGTTCCTGTGGATCCGGAGCCCCGGGCGGATCTCGGACTCCCCGCTGACGCCCGCCCGGCTGGAGAAGGCCCTCGGGGTGACCGGCACGGCCCGCAACCTGGCCACCGTGCGCGTGCTCGCCGGCATGGCCTGA
- a CDS encoding replication-associated recombination protein A: MDDLFSAAHADPDDDAPVTASGRARASAPLAVRMRPRSLDEVLGQAHLKQPGSPLRKLAEPAASAQAAGPSSVILYGPPGIGKTTLAHVIARAPGRTFTELSAITAGVKDVRQVMEQARREREMYDRTTVLFLDEIHRFSKAQQDALLPGVENRWVVLVAATTENPSFSVIAPLLSRSLLLTLRPLDDTDLAALVDRAVADERGLNGTVEPTPNARDYVVRMAGGDARRALTVLEAAAGVALDRAEARGETTGPGSAPVEVTEEDAAQAMDAQVQRYDKDGDQHYDVISAFIKSIRGSDVDAAMHWLARMLEAGEDPRFIARRLIISASEDVGMADPTALQTAVAAAQAVQLIGMPEGRIVLGQAVTHLATAPKSNASYTAVNEAIADVRAGGTGVVPAHLRDSHYPGAKALGHGQGYVYSHDEPHAVARQQYAPDPLVGRDYYRPKPIGHERQLGPQVDALRRIIRGD; encoded by the coding sequence ATGGACGACCTCTTCAGCGCAGCGCACGCCGACCCCGACGACGACGCCCCGGTCACCGCGTCCGGGCGGGCCCGCGCGTCGGCCCCGCTGGCGGTCCGCATGCGCCCGCGCAGCCTGGACGAGGTGCTGGGCCAGGCCCACCTGAAGCAGCCGGGCTCCCCGCTGCGCAAGCTGGCCGAGCCCGCCGCCTCCGCCCAGGCCGCCGGGCCGAGCTCGGTGATCCTCTACGGCCCGCCCGGGATCGGCAAGACCACCCTCGCGCACGTGATCGCCCGCGCGCCGGGGCGCACGTTCACCGAGCTGTCCGCCATCACGGCGGGCGTCAAGGACGTCCGCCAGGTGATGGAGCAGGCGCGGCGCGAACGAGAGATGTACGACCGGACCACGGTGCTGTTCCTGGACGAGATCCACCGCTTCTCCAAGGCCCAGCAGGATGCGCTCCTGCCCGGCGTGGAGAACCGCTGGGTGGTGCTGGTGGCGGCCACCACGGAGAACCCGTCCTTCTCCGTGATCGCGCCGCTGCTCTCCCGATCGCTGCTCCTCACGCTGCGACCCCTCGACGACACCGACCTCGCCGCCCTCGTCGACCGCGCCGTCGCCGACGAGCGGGGCCTGAACGGCACCGTCGAGCCCACCCCGAACGCGCGCGACTACGTGGTGCGCATGGCCGGCGGCGACGCGCGCCGGGCGCTCACCGTCCTGGAGGCGGCTGCCGGCGTCGCCCTGGACCGCGCCGAGGCCCGGGGCGAGACGACGGGCCCGGGGAGTGCGCCCGTGGAGGTGACGGAGGAGGACGCCGCCCAGGCGATGGACGCGCAGGTCCAGCGGTACGACAAGGACGGGGACCAGCACTACGACGTGATCAGCGCGTTCATCAAGTCGATCCGCGGCTCCGACGTGGACGCGGCGATGCACTGGCTCGCCCGCATGCTGGAGGCGGGGGAGGACCCGAGGTTCATCGCCCGGCGGCTGATCATCTCGGCATCCGAGGACGTGGGCATGGCGGACCCCACCGCCCTGCAGACCGCGGTGGCCGCCGCGCAGGCGGTGCAGCTGATCGGCATGCCGGAGGGGCGGATCGTGCTCGGCCAGGCCGTGACGCACCTGGCCACCGCGCCCAAGTCCAACGCGTCCTACACCGCGGTCAACGAGGCGATCGCCGACGTGCGGGCCGGGGGAACGGGTGTGGTCCCCGCTCATCTGCGGGACTCGCACTACCCGGGGGCGAAGGCCCTCGGCCACGGCCAGGGGTACGTCTACAGCCACGACGAGCCGCACGCCGTCGCGCGACAGCAGTACGCCCCGGACCCGCTGGTGGGCCGCGACTACTACCGGCCCAAGCCGATCGGCCACGAGCGGCAGCTGGGCCCACAGGTGGACGCGCTGCGCCGGATCATCCGGGGGGACTGA
- a CDS encoding general stress protein produces the protein MSASAAHYAVLSTVPDYAHAQSTVDRLSDSGFPVEHVRVAGTGLRSVEQVTGRLTTGAVGVC, from the coding sequence ATGTCCGCGTCCGCCGCCCACTACGCCGTCCTGTCCACCGTTCCCGACTACGCGCATGCCCAGTCGACGGTGGACCGGCTCTCCGACTCCGGGTTCCCGGTGGAGCACGTGCGGGTCGCGGGCACGGGGCTGCGCTCGGTGGAGCAGGTGACCGGCCGACTGACCACGGGGGCCGTCGGCGTCTGCTAG
- the rpsD gene encoding 30S ribosomal protein S4 yields the protein MSGNLRTRRTVRHSRALGIALTPKAEKYMERRPYGPGQHGRARRKQDSDYAVRLKEKQRLRAQYNIREAQMRRYFEEAKRTAGLTGENLVELLEMRLDALVLRAGFARTIQQARQLVVHRHIMVDGKRVDIPSFRVKEGQMIHVHERSEKMVPFQLAAAGAHQQVLPATPGYLTVEIEKLRATLTRRPKRSEVPVTCEEQLVVEYYAR from the coding sequence ATGTCCGGCAACCTCCGCACGCGCCGCACGGTGCGCCACTCCCGTGCTCTGGGCATCGCCCTGACCCCCAAGGCCGAGAAGTACATGGAGCGCCGTCCGTACGGCCCCGGTCAGCACGGCCGCGCCCGCCGCAAGCAGGACTCCGACTACGCGGTGCGCCTGAAGGAGAAGCAGCGTCTGCGCGCCCAGTACAACATCCGCGAGGCGCAGATGCGCCGCTACTTCGAGGAGGCCAAGCGCACCGCCGGCCTGACCGGTGAGAACCTGGTCGAGCTCCTCGAGATGCGCCTGGACGCCCTCGTGCTGCGCGCCGGCTTCGCCCGCACCATCCAGCAGGCCCGCCAGCTCGTCGTGCACCGCCACATCATGGTGGACGGCAAGCGCGTGGACATCCCCTCGTTCCGCGTGAAGGAGGGCCAGATGATCCACGTGCACGAGCGCTCCGAGAAGATGGTGCCGTTCCAGCTGGCCGCCGCCGGCGCCCACCAGCAGGTCCTGCCCGCCACCCCGGGCTACCTGACCGTGGAGATCGAGAAGCTCCGCGCCACCCTCACCCGTCGCCCGAAGCGCTCCGAGGTCCCCGTGACCTGCGAGGAGCAGCTCGTGGTCGAGTACTACGCGCGCTGA
- the alaS gene encoding alanine--tRNA ligase, with protein MKSHEIARRWTAYFEKQGHLVVPSASLVSPDPSLLFTVAGMVPFIPYFLGEQTPPSPRATSVQKCIRTADIEEVGKTVRHGTFFQMCGNFSFGDYFKEKAIPMAWELLTTSVEDGGYGLDPERLWVTVYEEDDEAARIWREDVGVRPERIQRMGKADNYWNTGQPGPGGPCSEIFYDRGPEYGVEGGPEADDTRYIEIWNLVFMQYRLSQVRSKYDFDVAGELEHKNIDTGLGLERLAMILQGVENMYETDQVRPVLDRAAELAGKSYTSTEDPADPHYDDDVRLRMVADHVRSALMLISDGVRPGNEGRGYVLRRLIRRVVRALRLMGVTEPVFPELLPVSRDAMKGTYPVVADEFERISRIAYAEEKAFLRTIAAGTARLDAAVGQARSAGGGIAGPDAFELHDTYGFPIELTLEIAEEAGVAVDEAGFHALMAEQRDRARADAKAKKSGHTDTAVYQRLRAEGQTHFTGYTEHTTESVVRGLLQNGEEVASAGAGTELELVLDATPFYAESGGQAADTGVITGDGFSLEVLDVQAPVKGLSVHRVKVLDGEVPVGAEAVGRIDLQRRLDGEKAHSGTHLVHAALHQILGPEATQSGSFNKEGYLRFDFRWAEAVSAMARSEIEDVVNIAIRDDHQVLTQEMSLDEARAMGAMSLFGEKYGDRVRVVEINGAWSRELCGGTHVGRTAQIGSLTLLGEQSVGSGNRRVEALVGLDSFRHLAAERTLVSDLSEMFKAPADQLKDRITATMDRLKAAEKQVADLQAKALQAQAGTLAAQAQDVTTTSGASVKVLAHHAGEVAGDQLRSLVLGLRSRIESAGGNAAGTPVLVALTGEAKGRPLVVVATNEAARGAGLKAGAMVKLATAALGGGGGGKDDVAQGGGQDVTAVAAALDAVLDAVRDA; from the coding sequence ATGAAGTCCCACGAGATCGCCCGCCGCTGGACGGCCTACTTCGAGAAGCAGGGCCATCTGGTCGTGCCCTCGGCCTCCCTGGTCTCGCCGGACCCGTCGCTGCTGTTCACCGTGGCCGGCATGGTGCCGTTCATCCCGTACTTCCTGGGCGAGCAGACCCCGCCGTCGCCGCGCGCCACCAGCGTGCAGAAGTGCATCCGCACCGCGGACATCGAGGAGGTCGGCAAGACCGTCCGCCACGGCACCTTCTTCCAGATGTGCGGCAACTTCTCCTTCGGCGACTACTTCAAGGAGAAGGCCATCCCCATGGCCTGGGAACTGCTGACCACGTCCGTGGAGGACGGCGGCTACGGCCTGGACCCGGAGCGCCTCTGGGTCACCGTGTACGAGGAGGACGACGAGGCCGCGCGCATCTGGCGCGAGGACGTCGGCGTGCGCCCGGAGCGCATCCAGCGCATGGGCAAGGCGGACAACTACTGGAACACCGGCCAGCCCGGCCCCGGCGGCCCCTGCTCGGAGATCTTCTACGACCGGGGCCCCGAGTACGGCGTCGAGGGCGGCCCGGAGGCGGACGACACCCGCTACATCGAGATCTGGAACCTCGTGTTCATGCAGTACCGCCTCTCCCAGGTGCGCTCGAAGTACGACTTCGACGTCGCCGGCGAGCTCGAGCACAAGAACATCGACACGGGCCTCGGCCTGGAGCGCCTGGCCATGATCCTCCAGGGCGTGGAGAACATGTACGAGACGGACCAGGTCCGCCCCGTGCTCGACCGCGCCGCAGAGCTGGCCGGCAAGTCCTACACCTCCACCGAGGACCCGGCCGACCCGCACTACGACGACGACGTCCGCCTGCGCATGGTGGCCGACCATGTGCGCTCGGCCCTGATGCTGATCAGCGACGGCGTGCGTCCCGGCAACGAGGGCCGCGGCTATGTGCTGCGCCGCCTGATCCGCCGCGTCGTCCGCGCCCTGCGCCTGATGGGCGTCACCGAGCCCGTGTTCCCCGAGCTGCTGCCGGTCTCCCGGGACGCGATGAAGGGCACCTACCCGGTCGTCGCGGACGAGTTCGAGCGCATCTCCCGGATCGCCTACGCCGAGGAGAAGGCGTTCCTGCGCACCATCGCCGCGGGCACCGCGCGCCTCGACGCCGCGGTGGGCCAGGCACGCTCGGCGGGCGGCGGCATCGCGGGCCCGGACGCGTTCGAGCTGCACGACACCTACGGCTTCCCGATCGAGCTGACGCTGGAGATCGCGGAGGAGGCCGGCGTCGCCGTGGACGAGGCCGGGTTCCACGCCCTCATGGCCGAGCAGCGCGACCGCGCCCGTGCGGACGCCAAGGCCAAGAAGTCCGGCCACACGGACACCGCCGTGTACCAGCGCCTGCGCGCCGAGGGCCAGACCCACTTCACCGGCTACACCGAGCACACCACCGAGTCCGTGGTGCGCGGCCTGCTGCAGAACGGCGAGGAGGTCGCGTCCGCGGGCGCCGGGACGGAGCTCGAGCTCGTCCTGGACGCCACGCCGTTCTACGCGGAGTCCGGCGGCCAGGCCGCGGACACCGGCGTCATCACCGGCGACGGCTTCTCCCTCGAGGTCCTCGACGTCCAGGCGCCCGTGAAGGGCCTGTCCGTGCACCGCGTGAAGGTGCTCGACGGCGAGGTGCCCGTGGGCGCCGAGGCCGTGGGCCGCATCGACCTGCAGCGTCGCCTGGACGGCGAGAAGGCCCACTCCGGCACCCACCTGGTGCACGCCGCCCTCCACCAGATCCTCGGCCCGGAGGCCACGCAGTCCGGCTCCTTCAACAAGGAGGGCTACCTGCGCTTCGACTTCCGCTGGGCGGAGGCCGTCTCCGCGATGGCGCGCTCCGAGATCGAGGACGTCGTCAACATCGCGATCCGCGACGACCACCAGGTCCTGACCCAGGAGATGTCCCTGGACGAGGCCCGCGCGATGGGCGCCATGAGCCTGTTCGGCGAGAAGTACGGCGACCGTGTGCGCGTCGTGGAGATCAACGGGGCGTGGTCCCGCGAGCTGTGCGGCGGCACCCACGTGGGCCGAACCGCCCAGATCGGCTCCCTGACGCTGCTCGGCGAGCAGTCCGTCGGCTCGGGCAACCGCCGCGTGGAGGCCCTCGTCGGCCTGGACTCGTTCCGCCATCTGGCCGCCGAGCGCACCCTGGTCTCCGACCTCTCGGAGATGTTCAAGGCGCCGGCCGACCAGCTCAAGGACCGCATCACCGCCACCATGGACCGGCTCAAGGCGGCCGAGAAGCAGGTGGCCGACCTCCAGGCCAAGGCCCTTCAGGCCCAGGCCGGCACCCTCGCCGCGCAGGCCCAGGACGTCACGACGACGTCCGGCGCGTCCGTCAAGGTGCTCGCCCACCACGCGGGCGAGGTCGCCGGCGACCAGCTGCGCTCCCTCGTGCTGGGCCTGCGCTCGCGCATCGAGTCCGCCGGAGGCAACGCGGCGGGCACGCCGGTGCTCGTCGCCCTGACGGGCGAGGCCAAGGGGCGGCCGCTGGTCGTCGTCGCGACCAACGAGGCCGCCCGCGGCGCCGGGCTCAAGGCCGGGGCCATGGTCAAGCTCGCCACGGCCGCCCTCGGCGGCGGGGGCGGCGGCAAGGACGACGTCGCACAGGGCGGCGGGCAGGACGTCACCGCGGTCGCCGCGGCGCTCGACGCCGTGCTCGACGCCGTGCGGGACGCGTGA
- the ruvX gene encoding Holliday junction resolvase RuvX → MSAQAAVRGRVLGVDVGRARVGLAASDPDGLIATPVETLRRDARQRRDHAELLDRARELDAVAVYVGLPRNLRGEHTPSTQDAVEYAAAIEALVAEAGTPIPVRLVDERLSTVSAQAALHRAGRTVKDSRGVIDQAAAVELLQDALEVQRRRGAWAGITVAEARA, encoded by the coding sequence GTGAGCGCGCAGGCCGCCGTGCGGGGGCGGGTCCTGGGGGTCGACGTGGGCAGGGCCCGCGTCGGCCTGGCCGCGTCCGACCCCGACGGCCTGATCGCCACGCCCGTGGAGACGCTGCGGCGTGACGCGCGGCAGCGGCGGGACCACGCCGAGCTGCTCGACCGCGCGCGCGAGCTGGACGCGGTGGCCGTCTACGTGGGGCTGCCGCGCAACCTGCGCGGGGAGCACACCCCGTCGACGCAGGACGCGGTGGAGTACGCGGCGGCGATCGAGGCGCTGGTGGCCGAGGCCGGCACGCCGATCCCGGTGCGGCTCGTGGACGAGCGGCTGAGCACCGTCAGCGCGCAGGCGGCGCTCCACCGCGCCGGCCGCACGGTGAAGGACAGCCGCGGCGTGATCGACCAGGCCGCCGCCGTCGAGCTCCTCCAGGACGCCCTCGAGGTCCAGCGCCGCCGCGGCGCCTGGGCCGGGATCACCGTCGCGGAGGCCCGCGCATGA
- the mltG gene encoding endolytic transglycosylase MltG, whose amino-acid sequence MSAPPPPPWREDETDDDLDVFGLVDHGEDEPEPEPERVERQPAPPRPVGRARRPRVRTGGSHRLRAIGRNLAVERPRGAVVLAVAALAVVLVAALLVVLFSRPADRQAVSGDRVTFTVEPGEDLASVAARLDERGIVASDRAVLDAAEDSGQTSIGAGEYVLREQMPAADALAVLQGRAEGASHYVVVGRGRWLSEVLDGLAQSTGLPRADFEAAAEDPTRYGVPEQAPSLEGWLDPGEYYPPVGADAEQVLAELVKPRLAHLRAQGVTDPAEQQRIVTIASILEAEALPKDYPRVAGVIDNRLNDPDAETRGLLQVDSTVNYGLGRRNLQFSAAQRADESNTYNTYQHTGLPPGPIGMPSDAAIEGAVHPEPSEDLYWVTTDIATGHTEFSRTYEEHSVHQEEFRRYCAQNPGVC is encoded by the coding sequence ATGAGCGCGCCCCCGCCGCCCCCCTGGCGCGAGGACGAGACCGACGACGACCTCGACGTCTTCGGGTTGGTGGACCACGGCGAGGACGAGCCCGAGCCCGAGCCCGAACGAGTCGAGCGGCAGCCGGCTCCGCCGCGCCCCGTGGGGCGCGCGCGGCGCCCGAGGGTCCGGACCGGGGGCTCGCACCGGCTGCGCGCGATCGGCCGGAACCTGGCGGTCGAACGTCCGCGGGGGGCCGTGGTCCTCGCCGTGGCGGCGCTGGCCGTGGTGCTGGTCGCCGCCCTCCTGGTGGTTCTGTTCTCCCGCCCGGCCGATCGCCAGGCCGTCTCCGGCGACCGGGTCACCTTCACGGTCGAGCCGGGGGAGGACCTCGCATCCGTGGCCGCCCGCCTGGACGAGCGCGGCATCGTGGCCTCCGACCGGGCCGTGCTCGACGCGGCCGAGGACTCGGGGCAGACCTCGATCGGCGCGGGCGAGTACGTCCTGCGGGAGCAGATGCCCGCGGCGGACGCCCTGGCCGTGCTGCAGGGCCGTGCGGAGGGCGCCTCCCACTACGTGGTCGTCGGCCGAGGCCGGTGGCTGAGCGAGGTGCTGGACGGGCTCGCCCAGTCCACCGGGCTGCCGCGCGCCGACTTCGAGGCGGCGGCCGAGGATCCGACGCGCTACGGCGTGCCGGAGCAGGCCCCCTCCCTCGAGGGGTGGCTGGATCCGGGGGAGTACTACCCGCCGGTCGGCGCCGACGCCGAGCAGGTCCTCGCCGAGCTCGTGAAGCCCCGACTCGCCCACCTGCGCGCCCAGGGCGTCACGGACCCGGCGGAGCAGCAGCGGATCGTCACGATCGCCTCCATCCTCGAGGCGGAGGCGCTGCCGAAGGACTATCCGCGCGTGGCCGGCGTCATCGACAACCGGCTCAACGACCCTGACGCCGAGACCCGCGGTCTGCTCCAGGTCGACTCCACCGTGAACTACGGCCTGGGCCGGCGCAACCTCCAGTTCAGCGCCGCGCAGCGCGCGGACGAGTCGAACACGTACAACACCTACCAGCACACCGGACTCCCCCCGGGACCGATCGGCATGCCCTCGGACGCCGCGATCGAGGGGGCCGTCCACCCGGAGCCGTCGGAGGACCTGTACTGGGTCACCACGGACATCGCCACCGGCCACACGGAGTTCTCCCGGACCTACGAGGAGCACAGCGTGCATCAGGAGGAGTTCCGCCGGTACTGCGCGCAGAACCCGGGGGTGTGCTGA
- a CDS encoding shikimate dehydrogenase family protein yields the protein MAGATFRAAVLGRPIAHSLSPVLHAAAYRALGLDVDYGRADLGEEEVGPWLAARLGAPGSAARPAGPSGGDWLGVSVTMPLKPAVVPLADELSARVRELGVANTLVRDHPDHPGSLLAHNTDVDGIVRALAERGLDAGAGGGAVGILGNGGTATAAVAAASLLRAETVVLGVRDAGRARDVVALADRLGLGVRVEAQDALVRQAADLRAVVATLPPRAADPLADKVPAGVLPPLLDAAYDPWPSAIARAWSAAGGGVASGLSMLLHQGVEQVRLFTERPRRAAGGVEPDWAEVTAAASRALGLPGR from the coding sequence ATGGCCGGTGCGACGTTCAGGGCGGCCGTCCTGGGCCGTCCGATCGCCCATTCGCTCTCTCCCGTGCTGCATGCGGCCGCCTACCGGGCGCTGGGCCTGGACGTGGACTACGGCCGCGCGGACCTCGGGGAGGAGGAGGTCGGCCCGTGGCTGGCGGCCCGGCTGGGCGCCCCGGGCTCCGCGGCGAGGCCCGCCGGGCCCTCGGGCGGCGACTGGCTGGGCGTGTCCGTCACCATGCCTCTCAAGCCCGCCGTCGTCCCTCTGGCGGACGAGCTCTCCGCGCGCGTGCGGGAGCTCGGCGTGGCCAACACCCTGGTGAGGGACCACCCCGACCATCCGGGCAGCCTCCTGGCGCACAACACGGACGTGGACGGGATCGTCCGGGCCCTGGCGGAGCGGGGCCTCGACGCGGGGGCCGGCGGCGGGGCCGTGGGGATCCTCGGCAACGGCGGGACGGCCACGGCCGCGGTGGCGGCCGCGTCCCTGCTGCGCGCCGAGACGGTGGTGCTCGGGGTGCGCGACGCCGGCCGGGCCCGGGACGTCGTCGCCCTCGCCGACCGCCTGGGCCTCGGGGTGCGCGTGGAGGCGCAGGACGCACTGGTGCGGCAGGCCGCGGACCTGCGCGCCGTGGTGGCCACGCTGCCGCCGCGCGCCGCCGACCCGCTCGCCGACAAGGTCCCCGCCGGTGTGCTGCCCCCGCTGCTCGACGCGGCCTACGACCCGTGGCCGTCGGCGATCGCCCGCGCCTGGTCGGCCGCCGGGGGAGGGGTGGCCTCCGGGCTGTCGATGCTCCTCCACCAGGGGGTCGAACAGGTGCGCCTGTTCACCGAGCGCCCGCGCCGGGCCGCGGGCGGGGTGGAGCCGGACTGGGCGGAGGTCACCGCCGCCGCGTCCCGGGCGCTAGGGCTGCCCGGCCGCTGA